The Deltaproteobacteria bacterium DNA segment GGCTCACCTAGAGTGCCATGGACTGATACTCGACGACGGCGGCACAATTCATGCGATTCCTGAACTGGAAGGGCACGCAATGGGGGCAGAGATGTCCCACGAAGCAGCTGTCGGCAAGATTGCCGAAGAAGAGATAGAATACCTCATGGCTCGCGGACTCGACGAAGAGGAAGCAACTTCAACTATAGTTCGGGGTTTTCTCAACGTACAAATCGAGGGGCTGCCCCCGGAATTGCAAGCTGAAGTAGACAGAGCGATTGCTGAAAGTGAACTGAGTATGTTGTAAACAAACTGAACTGGTCGGACAAAGCTGTACACTTTATCTCAGGGGGGAATGAACCACCCTCTTCGTTCGCTCCATCAGCCAATCAATGAGCAACTACCGCATCCTCATCCCCTATTTTCGCAAAAATCTTCCCAGGTTGATTATCGGCATCAGCTCGCTCCTGCTGGTGGACCTCCTGCAACTCCTCATACCCCGCGTCATCAAGCGGGCTGTAGATGATCTGACAAGTCTGCAGGCCACAGGAGCACGGCTGCTCGAGTATGCCTCGGTAGTCATGGTGCTTGCTCTGGGCATTGCCCTGTTTCGCTTCATCTGGAGGCGGTTCCTGCTCGGACATTCGCGCATCATTGAAGAGGCCCTGCGCAATCGTCTTTTCAGCCATCTCCAGTCACTCCCCTTTTCCTATTTCGACCGCACCAGCACTGGTGAGCTGATGGCGCACGCCACCAATGACATCCAGGCGGTTCAGCTCGCCAGTGGCATGGGCCTGGTAGCCGTTACTGACACCCTGGTGCTCGGTACGGCGGCAGTCGGCTTTATGCTTTACATCAACCCGACTCTGACTCTGATCGCCCTGCTGCCCATGCCCTTCATTGCACTCTTTACCAAAATATTCAGTCGCATATTTCATGAACGATTTCAGCGTGTACAGGCATCATTTGCCAGGTTGACTGAACAGGCAAGAGAGAATCTGGCGGGCATCAGAGCAGTCAAGGCCTATACCCAGGAAAACTCCGAGATCGCCCGGTTTGACCGCTTTGGCAGGGATTACGTGGCAGAAAACCTCAGCATGATCAGGATAAGCGGCCTCTTTTCGCCAATGAGCCTCTTTTTTTCAAATCTGAGCATGGCATTGCTGCTCCTCATTGGCGGCAAGCTCACCATCCTGCGAACAATCTCCATCGGTGACTTTGTTGCTTTCAACAGCTACCTGCTGCTCCTCACCTGGCCAATGATGGCCCTGGGCTGGATGGT contains these protein-coding regions:
- a CDS encoding ABC transporter ATP-binding protein, translated to MSNYRILIPYFRKNLPRLIIGISSLLLVDLLQLLIPRVIKRAVDDLTSLQATGARLLEYASVVMVLALGIALFRFIWRRFLLGHSRIIEEALRNRLFSHLQSLPFSYFDRTSTGELMAHATNDIQAVQLASGMGLVAVTDTLVLGTAAVGFMLYINPTLTLIALLPMPFIALFTKIFSRIFHERFQRVQASFARLTEQARENLAGIRAVKAYTQENSEIARFDRFGRDYVAENLSMIRISGLFSPMSLFFSNLSMALLLLIGGKLTILRTISIGDFVAFNSYLLLLTWPMMALGWMVNLFQRGAASLGRIQKILDIRPEAVESKDAAQPMTVQGGIECRNLSFTYPDSATPALRNIDLRVVPGQLVGLVGRTGAGKSTLLKLIPRFYRLDKGQLYVDEVEIHDISLGSLRGAIAAVPQDPFIFADTVRNNISFGKPGADNKEIMQAAEAVQLMDEILSLPQQFDTLLGERGVTLSGGQKQRLTLARALLLDRPILILDDCLSSVDVDTELAILDNLKNYIRGKTTFIVSHRLEMMRLVDVIYVFDAGRLCEKGSHQQLVSSTGLYSKLYRRQQLLHELQN